GTAGTCCGTAGGCGAGTCGGGGTTGAATTTCTTCGTGAAGAACTTCGCCACATCCACCGTTTCCTGCCAGGTCGTGGGCGGCTTCAGGTCGCGTCCGTACTGCGTCTTGAACTTGGCCTGCAGCGTCGGGTTGGCGAAGTGGTCCTTCCGATAGTAAAACAGCATCGTGTTGTTGTAGAAGGGGATGCCGATGTTCTTCCCGGCCCAGACCCCTCCAATGTGCCAGATGGTCGGATGGAAGTCCTTCAGATCGTAAGCCGGATCGACCAGCCGGGGATTGTCCTCGCGGAACTTGGCCAGATCGACGAACCCCGGCGCCATCGCCCCGGCCGTCATCACGTCCCAGGTGGCCACATCAAAGGCCCCGGTGCGGCTGGCGATATCCGCCAGCATGCGGGGATAGAGCACCTCCCAGGAGATCGGGGTGACCGTGATCTTGATGGTGGGATTCGCCTGCGTGAAGCGCTGGCCGATGTCGGCGAGCGCGTCGGCGTTGTCCGGCGACGCCCAGACGTTGAGCGTAACCGGCGCCTGGGTCCAGGCCGGACGCAGCGGCGCCGCCAAGAGGAGTGCCACGAGACCGGTGACCACCGTGAGCCACCGGCGCTTGGTCGGACCCATCGTTCCTCCCTCCTCCTACCGCGATCTTCACTGCGTCTGGTGCGGGTGGCCGGCCTGGGCTGGCCCTGGACACCTCCTACCGATGAGCCTCAGCGTTGCGCTGGCCGTACCGGCTCCGGTGGAACTCGTATGCCCGCCTCACCTCGTCGGCGGGGAGCTCTTCCGGCTTCCCCATCTGCAGCGCCAGGTAGCAGATCCGCGCCGCGTCTTCCGTCAGCACCGCGGCGCGTGTTGCCGCTGTGGGGGTCTCTCCGACGGCCAGCACGCCGTGGTGCGCCAGGAGCACGACCGGGCTGGAGTGCAGGAAGCGGACAGCCGCCTCTCCGATGGCCTCTGTCCCCACCGGCGCGTACTCCGCGCACGGGATCGGACCTCCGAACACATCGGCCATTGAGGTGAGGTAGACGGGTATGGCCCGTTTGAGCGCCGCGAACGCCGTCGCGTAGGGAGAATGGGTGTGAACGACGCCGCCGATCCGCGGCAACCGCCGGTACAGGAATAGATGCGTGGCGGTGTCCACCGACGGGGCGAGCGTCCCCTCCACGGTCTGCCCGTCCGCGTTCACGACTACCAGGAGATCGGGACGGAGCTCCTCGTAGCGCACGCCGCTGGGCTTGATCACGACGAGGCCGGAGTCCGGATCTCGCCCGCTCACGTTCCCGCTGGTCCAGGAGACCAATCCCCATCGGACCAGCTCGAGGTGCATCGCGTACACTTCCTCGCGCAGCGCAGCGAGCAGCACAGATCGCTCACGTCCCGGGGGCGCGCCACATCGGCGCCAGCAGCCCCTCGTCCACCAGCTGTAGCATCCGCGGATAGACGGCCCGCCAGCGGCGATAGTGTTCCTGGTAGGCGGCATGGGCGGAGGGGCTGGGGTCGAAGCGCCGTTCCCAGGCCACCAGTTGCGCCGTGGCCTCCTCCAGACTGGAATAGAAACCGAGGGCCCTGCCCATGATCATCGCCGCACCCAGGGAGGTGGCTTCTTTGACGACGGGGACTTTCACTGGGATCCCGTAGACATCGGCCATGATCTGCGGCCACAGGAACCCTTTGGACGAGCCTCCGCAAAAGACGAGCTCGCTCGCCGACCGGCCGGCGAGCTCGGTCAGCACGAGGTAGTTCCCGTAGGAAACGTAGGCCGCGTTCTCCTCCAATGCGCGATAACACTCCTTCTTGCCGGACGTGTGAGGGGAGAGCACGTCGAACTGGAGGAAGGACGGGGCGGCGTGCTTCCAGCGCCGGGCCACCATCACGTCGGAGAAGATGGCAATGAGCCCATGGCTGCCGGGCGGGACCTGCTCGGCCATCTTCTCCAGCACCCAGTAAGGATCCACGCCCAGACGGTGCGCCAGCTCCACCTCGCTCTGGCAGAAGGCGTCCCGGAACCAGCGGGTGGAAAACCCGTGGTAAAAGCCGATGCCCTCCGTCATCCACTGGCCTGGGACGGCGTGACAGAGGGTGCGGGGGCGGGCCTGGGGATCGATCAGCGGGCGGTCGGTGATCACCGCGGTCTGCCACTGCGTGCCTCCCACCACCACCCAGCTCCCCGGGGTGATCGCGCCCACGCCCACCAGCCCGCACTGGGTGTCGGCGCCGGAGGTGACGACCGGTGTCCCCGCACGGAGCCCGGTGGCCTCCGCCGCACGCGGCATCACCTCGCCCACGACGGTGCCGGACTCGAACACCGGCGGGTAGATCCCGCGAGGCAGATCGAGACGCTCGATCAGCTCTTGGCTCCAGGTGCGTCGGGTCAGGTCGAACAGCCCTGAACTACTGCCAATGGTGGGATCTGTCACGATCCGGCCGGTCAGCCGGAACAGCACCCAATCGGAGAGCATGCTCATCCGGGCGATGCGGGAGTAGATGTCGGCTCTGTGTCGGCGCAACCACCAGAATCGCGGCGGGGCGATGATATTCACCCAGTCCCCGCCGATACGGTAGATCTCGTCGGCGAGCCCCGCCCGGATCATCTCCTCGGCTTCGCGGGTGGCGCGGGCGTCGAGGTTCGGACAGGCCCAGAGGACCTGATCCTCGGCGTCGTAGAGGACCATCCCTTCGCGCATGGAGGTGGCCGTGACGCCGGCGATCTCCTCCGGCCTGATACCGCCGGCGGCCACGGCCCGTCGGATGCAGTCGCTCAGGATGGCCCAGGCCTCTTCCGTGTCGAACTCCTGACTGCCCGGGTATTCCGGCAGGGATCGCGGGACCCACTCCCGCTGCGCCATGGCCACCTGCCGGCCGTCAAGATCGAAGATCACGCACCGGCCGCTGCCGGTGCCGGCGTCAACCGTCAGCAGATATCTCGGCATCGCTACCCTCAGACGTTCACGATGCCCAGTCAACAGGCACGCCCTCAAGCGTGCCACAGGAGCGCCGGACGACCGCGCGTCGCGCGGCAGCCGTCGTCGCCGGTGTGGTGAGGGTAAAGTCAAGGGAAGCGACGACGACCGCGGCAAGGAGAAGCCGCAAGGTCTTCATTGCCATCCCCCGGCTCCGCCGTGCGGCGAAGCAACTGGAAGACCCCGCTGCGGGATGTCCCGTCCGTTCGAGGTCCCCCCCCCGTGAGCGGGGGTACCGCTCGTCGACCTCGCCCGGAGGAACACACCGCGTTGATGGATATGAACGTTAACGGTATTCTTGCTAGACTATTGATATTCCTGCTGGACCGCCAGGTGAACCCCTGAAGGCGCAGCATTTCGGATTTTGCATGTTTTCCTGGGGATTCCTGGCCATTTTCTGAGGCAGTGGACCCTCGTCCGAGGACGCGAGGGTTCGCCATCTCATCATCTGCAGGAAGGTCGGTAACGTTACCGCGAATAATGGGTCATGGCGGCCGCGACAGGGAAGTCCCGGGACGCGGTCAGTATTGGGGATCAGGACCTGGAAAGGGTGGGAAGCGGCCCGTCCATGCCTGCACGGAGCCCCGGCGTGCGAGGTCCTGTCACGCTGCACGACATTGCCCGCGAGGCTGGCGTGTCGGTAAATACGGTCTCGCGGGCGCTTGCCGGCAAACCCGACGTCAGCGCGCAGACACGCAGTCGGGTGCGGGCCGTGGCCGATCGCCTGGACTATCGGCCGAACCGGCTGGCCCGCGGGCTGCGGGAGCGTCGCACGGCAACCATCGGCGTCCTCGTGGCCGATGTCGCCAACCCCTTCTTCGCCGAGGTGGCCGAAGGGATCGAACGCACCGCGGCCGAGAACGGCTACAGTATCATCCTGGCCAGTTCGGAGGAACGCCTGGACCGGGAGATGCAGGCCGTGCGGACCCTCGTGGAACGCCAGGTCGACGGGATCCTGATTTCCCCCACGCAGCGATCCGACGATGCGATCCGCTATCTGCTGCAACGGCGCATCCCCTTCGTCCTTCTGGCGCGGTATTTCGAGGGCCTGAATGCGCCCGCGGTGATCAATGATGACCGGGAGGGCGCCCGTCTGGCCGTCCGCCACCTGATCCAGCGCGGACATCGCGACATCCTGTACCTCAACGGTCCCCCCTACAACTCCAGCGCCAGGCTGCGTCTTGAAGGATACCGCGACGTCCTGGAGGAGGCGGGCGTGCCCTTCCGCCCGGCCATGGTGATCTCCACGGACGCCCGGCCCGGCGGCGGATACGCCGCGGTTCAACAGGCCCTGGCGGCCGCCCTGCGGTTCTCCGCCGCCTTCTGCTTCAGCGACTATGTCAGCCTCGGGGCGATGAAGGCGTTGCGCCAGGCGGGGCGGACGATCCCCGCCGATGTGGCGGTCATGGGCTATGACGACATCGAGCTGGCCGATCTTGTCGAGCCCGGGCTTTCCACCGTCCGCATCGCCAAGACGCGCCTGGGCCAGGTCGCGACCCGGATGCTCATCGGCATGATGGGACGCACTGAGGCGGAAGAGGTGGGCTTCAGCGTCCTCGCGCCCGAACTCGTGATCCGAGGGACGGCGTAGGCACCGTCACCTCGTTCCCCCCGCCTGATCTTCGTCCTGTTCGGAGGGAAGCGCGCGCAG
This is a stretch of genomic DNA from Armatimonadota bacterium. It encodes these proteins:
- a CDS encoding L-ribulose-5-phosphate 4-epimerase, translating into MLAALREEVYAMHLELVRWGLVSWTSGNVSGRDPDSGLVVIKPSGVRYEELRPDLLVVVNADGQTVEGTLAPSVDTATHLFLYRRLPRIGGVVHTHSPYATAFAALKRAIPVYLTSMADVFGGPIPCAEYAPVGTEAIGEAAVRFLHSSPVVLLAHHGVLAVGETPTAATRAAVLTEDAARICYLALQMGKPEELPADEVRRAYEFHRSRYGQRNAEAHR
- the lsrK gene encoding autoinducer-2 kinase, with the translated sequence MPRYLLTVDAGTGSGRCVIFDLDGRQVAMAQREWVPRSLPEYPGSQEFDTEEAWAILSDCIRRAVAAGGIRPEEIAGVTATSMREGMVLYDAEDQVLWACPNLDARATREAEEMIRAGLADEIYRIGGDWVNIIAPPRFWWLRRHRADIYSRIARMSMLSDWVLFRLTGRIVTDPTIGSSSGLFDLTRRTWSQELIERLDLPRGIYPPVFESGTVVGEVMPRAAEATGLRAGTPVVTSGADTQCGLVGVGAITPGSWVVVGGTQWQTAVITDRPLIDPQARPRTLCHAVPGQWMTEGIGFYHGFSTRWFRDAFCQSEVELAHRLGVDPYWVLEKMAEQVPPGSHGLIAIFSDVMVARRWKHAAPSFLQFDVLSPHTSGKKECYRALEENAAYVSYGNYLVLTELAGRSASELVFCGGSSKGFLWPQIMADVYGIPVKVPVVKEATSLGAAMIMGRALGFYSSLEEATAQLVAWERRFDPSPSAHAAYQEHYRRWRAVYPRMLQLVDEGLLAPMWRAPGT
- a CDS encoding LacI family DNA-binding transcriptional regulator — translated: MRGPVTLHDIAREAGVSVNTVSRALAGKPDVSAQTRSRVRAVADRLDYRPNRLARGLRERRTATIGVLVADVANPFFAEVAEGIERTAAENGYSIILASSEERLDREMQAVRTLVERQVDGILISPTQRSDDAIRYLLQRRIPFVLLARYFEGLNAPAVINDDREGARLAVRHLIQRGHRDILYLNGPPYNSSARLRLEGYRDVLEEAGVPFRPAMVISTDARPGGGYAAVQQALAAALRFSAAFCFSDYVSLGAMKALRQAGRTIPADVAVMGYDDIELADLVEPGLSTVRIAKTRLGQVATRMLIGMMGRTEAEEVGFSVLAPELVIRGTA